A section of the Spirosoma pollinicola genome encodes:
- a CDS encoding PQQ-dependent sugar dehydrogenase, protein MKKMSSLSPYVLAYLTVSALTACGQNAANQQTASTSGATAPVETNAPNSTYKPAFAGQTRITSVKTTTPYEGKVMTEALKSPWGITSLPDGRLLITEREGTMRLVTPAGQVSIPITGLPTVNSSGQGGLLGVRVDPDFATNRLVYWVFSEPRPDGNLTAVAKGKLSADETKIENPTVIYRATPAYKGTLHYGGRVLVGQDGNLIISTGERSDLVTRPQAQSLNSGLGKVIRITKDGQPASGNPFANQAGARPELYSYGHRNVQGLAVNPVTGDIWESEFGPRGGDEINRIQPGKNYGWPTITYGIEYSGQKVGQAIQQKEGLEQPVYYWDPVVSPSGMTFYNSDAMPEWKNNLFVGALSGMHIVRLVIENNKVVGEERLMSGEQQRFRDVTQGNDGALYAITDQGRLYRIAKK, encoded by the coding sequence ATGAAGAAAATGAGTTCCCTATCACCCTATGTATTGGCTTATTTAACTGTTAGTGCGTTAACAGCCTGTGGTCAGAATGCTGCTAATCAGCAAACAGCATCGACCAGTGGGGCAACTGCACCAGTCGAAACCAATGCCCCTAACTCGACTTATAAACCAGCCTTTGCGGGGCAAACCCGCATTACCAGCGTCAAAACGACCACCCCATATGAGGGTAAAGTGATGACCGAAGCGCTCAAAAGTCCCTGGGGCATAACAAGTTTGCCCGATGGGCGGCTACTCATTACTGAACGGGAGGGTACTATGCGGCTGGTGACGCCAGCCGGTCAGGTTAGCATCCCAATTACGGGCCTGCCAACTGTTAATTCGTCGGGACAGGGCGGTTTGCTGGGCGTTCGGGTCGATCCGGATTTTGCGACCAACCGCCTGGTCTACTGGGTATTTTCGGAACCCCGGCCAGATGGGAATCTGACAGCCGTTGCCAAAGGAAAACTATCGGCCGATGAGACGAAAATAGAGAATCCAACGGTCATCTACCGCGCCACGCCCGCTTATAAGGGTACGCTGCACTACGGCGGTCGTGTGTTGGTTGGTCAGGACGGGAATCTGATTATCAGCACCGGCGAACGCTCCGATCTAGTGACTCGCCCGCAGGCTCAATCGCTTAACTCTGGACTGGGTAAAGTTATTCGAATCACAAAAGATGGTCAGCCCGCATCCGGGAATCCCTTTGCCAACCAGGCTGGTGCCCGCCCGGAGTTGTATTCATATGGCCACCGCAACGTGCAGGGTTTGGCGGTCAATCCAGTTACGGGCGATATTTGGGAGAGTGAGTTTGGCCCACGCGGGGGCGATGAAATCAACCGGATTCAACCCGGCAAAAACTATGGCTGGCCAACCATTACCTACGGCATTGAATACAGTGGACAAAAGGTAGGCCAGGCTATTCAGCAAAAGGAAGGATTAGAGCAGCCTGTGTATTATTGGGACCCGGTAGTATCGCCCAGCGGCATGACCTTTTACAACAGCGATGCCATGCCCGAATGGAAAAATAACCTGTTTGTTGGCGCATTGAGTGGTATGCACATTGTTCGACTCGTTATTGAGAATAACAAAGTAGTGGGCGAAGAACGGCTGATGTCGGGTGAGCAACAGCGTTTTCGGGATGTTACGCAGGGAAATGACGGGGCTTTATACGCCATCACCGATCAGGGCAGACTATATCGTATTGCCAAAAAGTGA
- a CDS encoding YtxH domain-containing protein, which produces MRFTIRKQPQDYLTDQRYLSGLLTGLVAGLAAGFLFAPRSGKETRSQIAGAVTDQTKEVKNQWDKTKDQAREAIEHIKTNVGITTSKAEDELETLSNKAQDKAKQFAEDAKSGIDKAKNALT; this is translated from the coding sequence ATGAGATTCACAATACGAAAACAACCCCAGGATTATCTCACCGACCAGCGTTATTTATCAGGTCTGCTAACAGGTCTTGTTGCTGGTCTGGCAGCAGGCTTTCTGTTTGCCCCGCGTTCTGGCAAAGAAACCCGAAGCCAGATTGCAGGCGCAGTAACGGATCAAACCAAAGAGGTTAAGAACCAATGGGATAAAACGAAGGATCAGGCCAGAGAAGCTATTGAGCACATCAAGACCAATGTAGGAATCACTACCAGCAAAGCTGAGGACGAGCTGGAAACCTTGTCAAATAAAGCTCAGGACAAGGCAAAACAATTTGCCGAGGATGCTAAATCGGGAATCGATAAGGCAAAAAATGCACTGACATAG
- a CDS encoding DUF6624 domain-containing protein yields MHLDNARRLQEIIVHIGWPAQEQVGEEASQAAWLLVQHAISLPSFMKSALTLMQEQEKTRTINPVSMVFLSDRIAMYEDRPQSYGTQFVSDEQGILLPYRLDDSVDQVNQRRLKLGLNSIEERLLELTAQMEVEQEEQPAENDKHLQLEEYYAWRRKVGWIST; encoded by the coding sequence GTGCATCTCGATAATGCCCGGCGACTTCAGGAAATCATTGTCCACATTGGCTGGCCAGCTCAGGAACAAGTTGGAGAGGAAGCCAGTCAAGCCGCCTGGTTGCTGGTTCAACATGCGATCAGCCTGCCTTCATTCATGAAAAGTGCTCTTACTTTAATGCAGGAGCAGGAAAAGACAAGGACTATCAATCCCGTCAGTATGGTATTTCTGTCAGACCGGATTGCCATGTATGAGGATCGTCCCCAATCTTATGGAACTCAGTTTGTAAGCGACGAACAAGGTATACTTTTGCCTTATCGGCTTGATGATTCTGTCGACCAGGTGAATCAACGTCGGCTGAAGTTAGGGCTAAATAGCATTGAGGAGCGACTACTTGAATTGACAGCTCAAATGGAAGTTGAACAAGAAGAACAACCAGCAGAAAACGACAAACATTTGCAGTTGGAAGAGTATTATGCCTGGCGCAGAAAAGTTGGATGGATTTCGACTTAG
- a CDS encoding TolC family protein yields MKPYVFLLAGLWVLWVGTTRAVGQTRPIQPPVAYPAPLPSAVLSRTAINTMETSTGKAPSAAFALTPVDSEKVFTADAFYQVILQHHPLVKQAALLSQEAQAMVQLARGAFDPNLFSTYNRKNFGNTLYYDKWQSGLLVPILPGGLDVKMTYDRNTGEYLNPENNVPPTGLVAVGLSVPITQGLLIDARRNTLRQAQLAINLADADRLSLINKTLYEAAQGYWNWYLAHQQYRWTQRGYELSQARFLAIRQRVLIGDEAPIDTTEALITVQNRQVQVQQALVDLQNTQLNLTTFLWRSQNGSSPEPVDLPPIVFPQAAYVNLVSPAQYDELLSQAFKQHPDLVKLAFKQQQLTLEERYRRALLLPKVKVEASLLSRGPLASAAYDATNTYSFQPDNHKIGIDLAFPLFLRAERGKLRQIQIQNQQIGLERQQTGRDILTTVQRAWNELAMLAQQIVTQQQTTANQQTLVRAEVNKFQLGESSLFLVNSREATLIDFQIKLEDLRSKHQKALARLWYAAGSSLSTRQ; encoded by the coding sequence ATGAAGCCATACGTTTTCCTCCTCGCCGGGCTTTGGGTCCTCTGGGTCGGGACAACACGAGCCGTAGGCCAGACACGTCCCATCCAGCCCCCTGTTGCTTATCCGGCACCTCTGCCCTCCGCCGTTTTATCGCGTACGGCCATAAATACGATGGAAACATCGACCGGAAAAGCACCGTCCGCAGCATTTGCCCTAACCCCGGTTGATTCGGAGAAGGTGTTTACCGCTGACGCCTTTTACCAGGTTATTTTACAGCATCACCCCCTTGTTAAACAGGCAGCCCTGTTGAGTCAGGAGGCCCAGGCCATGGTGCAGCTGGCGCGGGGTGCTTTCGACCCCAACTTGTTTTCGACCTACAATCGGAAGAACTTCGGAAATACGCTTTACTACGATAAATGGCAGTCGGGCCTTCTGGTGCCAATACTGCCAGGTGGTCTGGACGTAAAAATGACCTATGATCGCAATACCGGCGAGTACCTGAATCCCGAAAACAACGTCCCTCCTACCGGACTGGTAGCCGTGGGGCTGAGCGTACCCATCACCCAGGGGCTGCTTATCGATGCACGTCGTAATACATTACGGCAGGCTCAGCTAGCCATTAATCTGGCCGACGCCGACCGACTTTCGTTGATTAACAAAACGTTATATGAAGCCGCTCAGGGATATTGGAACTGGTATCTGGCTCATCAGCAATACCGCTGGACACAACGCGGGTACGAGCTGTCCCAGGCTCGTTTTCTGGCCATTCGCCAACGAGTGTTGATTGGCGACGAGGCCCCTATTGATACGACCGAAGCGCTGATTACCGTTCAGAATCGGCAGGTGCAGGTACAGCAGGCATTAGTCGACCTACAGAATACCCAACTAAATCTGACAACGTTCTTGTGGCGCAGTCAAAATGGATCGTCTCCTGAGCCAGTCGACTTACCCCCGATCGTTTTTCCACAAGCCGCTTATGTTAACCTGGTGAGCCCGGCACAGTACGACGAACTGCTCAGTCAGGCGTTCAAGCAACACCCCGATTTGGTCAAATTAGCATTCAAACAACAGCAGTTAACGCTGGAGGAACGGTACAGAAGGGCGTTGCTGTTACCCAAGGTAAAGGTGGAAGCCAGTTTACTCAGCCGGGGACCACTGGCATCTGCCGCTTATGATGCAACCAATACATACAGCTTTCAACCCGACAACCATAAGATTGGCATAGATCTGGCCTTCCCTTTGTTCTTACGGGCAGAGCGCGGAAAACTTCGTCAGATACAAATTCAGAACCAGCAGATAGGCCTTGAGCGTCAGCAAACTGGCCGTGATATTCTCACGACGGTCCAGCGTGCCTGGAATGAACTGGCCATGTTAGCGCAGCAGATCGTTACTCAACAGCAGACGACGGCCAACCAGCAAACCCTGGTGCGGGCCGAGGTGAATAAATTCCAGTTAGGAGAAAGTTCGCTTTTTCTGGTCAACAGCCGCGAAGCAACATTGATCGACTTCCAGATCAAGCTGGAAGACTTACGGTCAAAGCACCAGAAAGCACTTGCCCGTTTATGGTATGCCGCAGGTTCCAGTCTAAGCACCCGTCAATAA
- a CDS encoding VOC family protein → MTQPIIKLNPHLFFGGNCRQAMEFYKSIFGGELVLTPYGQGPPDAHKDPKANSEEMKSKVMFAKLSGVITLLASDNPHNTETKNSGQFGLSLEGSDESAFTDYFNKLAEKGQVTAPLIKQFWGDTFGMVTDLYGVNWMVNITAGRD, encoded by the coding sequence ATGACACAACCAATAATCAAACTCAATCCCCATCTTTTCTTTGGCGGCAATTGTCGGCAAGCAATGGAGTTCTATAAAAGTATTTTTGGTGGAGAGTTAGTGCTCACGCCCTACGGACAAGGACCACCAGACGCTCATAAAGACCCTAAAGCAAACAGTGAGGAGATGAAATCAAAGGTTATGTTCGCTAAACTGAGTGGCGTTATTACCCTTTTGGCCAGTGACAACCCTCATAATACTGAAACTAAAAATTCAGGCCAGTTCGGGTTATCGCTCGAAGGTTCTGACGAGTCTGCATTCACAGACTACTTTAACAAGCTGGCAGAAAAGGGGCAGGTAACGGCCCCGTTAATCAAGCAGTTTTGGGGGGATACGTTTGGGATGGTTACTGACTTGTATGGAGTAAACTGGATGGTTAATATCACCGCAGGTAGGGACTAA
- a CDS encoding HlyD family secretion protein codes for MLNISNQSIDAENVADHPLKTIEKLPHPRSSRRLGRWMLFFLILTIIVMFLPWRQNISGTGSVTALTPQDRPQSLQNAIAGRIEKWSVREGQFVRKGDTLLIISEIKDEYFDPNLPQRLNEQLEAKQGTKLATEAKIKALDGQLLAIGTGVRVDLATARNRVRQSQLEVRIDSADLIAIRRNYQIAVSRLERYEKGFQDGLFSLTDLESRRLTIQSEYAKVVTQENKLDVTRQKLANARLDLQIIQAKYEQEIAKTMSDRSSAVSSKASAANEIAMMRNKISNVDVRRGMYVIRAPQQGYIVRSLKAGIGETIKEGESIATLQPANPTIAIELYVRAMDVPLIQQGRMVRLQFDGWPAIQFSGWPAVAVGTFGGRVDVIDVVNSTNGMYRLLVRPATLPGDQPWPAQLRMGSGVVGWVMLDDVPIWYELWRQLNGFPPTLKEEPEKAKPL; via the coding sequence ATGCTTAATATATCCAACCAATCCATTGACGCTGAGAACGTGGCGGACCATCCGCTGAAAACGATTGAGAAACTGCCTCATCCCCGAAGCAGTCGCCGACTAGGCCGCTGGATGCTGTTTTTTCTGATCCTGACAATTATTGTAATGTTCCTGCCCTGGCGCCAAAATATTAGCGGTACCGGTAGTGTAACAGCACTGACACCACAGGATAGGCCTCAATCTCTTCAGAACGCCATTGCTGGTCGAATTGAAAAGTGGTCGGTTAGGGAAGGACAATTCGTCCGGAAAGGCGATACGCTGCTCATTATTTCCGAGATAAAAGACGAGTATTTCGACCCTAATCTTCCGCAACGGCTCAACGAACAATTAGAAGCCAAGCAAGGGACTAAACTGGCAACGGAAGCCAAGATCAAAGCATTGGATGGTCAGCTCCTGGCCATAGGCACAGGCGTCAGGGTAGACCTTGCCACTGCCAGAAACCGCGTTCGGCAAAGCCAGCTGGAGGTGCGTATTGACAGCGCCGATCTGATTGCCATTCGCCGGAACTACCAGATTGCAGTTTCCCGACTCGAACGATACGAGAAGGGGTTTCAGGACGGGCTGTTTTCGTTAACCGATCTGGAATCTCGGCGGCTTACCATCCAGTCAGAGTATGCAAAGGTTGTTACGCAGGAAAACAAGCTGGACGTAACCCGTCAGAAACTAGCCAATGCCCGGCTTGACTTGCAGATCATTCAGGCCAAATATGAGCAGGAAATAGCTAAAACAATGTCGGACCGAAGTTCGGCCGTGTCCAGCAAAGCCAGTGCCGCGAACGAGATCGCGATGATGCGCAACAAGATCAGCAATGTCGATGTCCGACGGGGTATGTATGTTATTCGGGCACCCCAACAGGGGTACATCGTCCGATCCCTCAAAGCCGGTATTGGCGAAACGATCAAGGAAGGAGAATCCATTGCCACCCTGCAACCCGCCAACCCGACAATTGCCATTGAATTATACGTTCGGGCTATGGATGTACCCCTGATTCAACAGGGGCGCATGGTTCGGCTGCAATTTGATGGCTGGCCCGCGATCCAGTTTTCGGGTTGGCCAGCGGTCGCGGTCGGGACCTTCGGCGGTCGGGTCGATGTTATAGATGTCGTTAACAGCACCAACGGTATGTATCGGTTATTGGTCAGACCCGCAACACTACCCGGCGATCAGCCCTGGCCCGCACAACTACGCATGGGATCGGGTGTGGTTGGCTGGGTTATGCTCGACGATGTACCCATCTGGTACGAACTGTGGCGACAGCTCAATGGATTTCCACCCACACTCAAAGAAGAACCTGAAAAGGCCAAACCCCTATGA
- a CDS encoding arginine-tRNA-protein transferase, with amino-acid sequence MRGSKLDLYLSKGYFRMQQDVFTCFAVLFENAVCPVHWLRIDLANVIFGKEQTRLFRINEKFSVDVKPLVITPEIEVLYTTYKAGINFDAPETVESCLLDGATFTMFDTYAVEVRDNNTLIAVGVFDSGAQSIAGIMNFYDPAYRKHSLGKYLMLQKISYARQQHKTYYYPGYLASNYDKFNYKLFACETATEVFDANRDRWYPFSWQTVNVLAAEIMNGH; translated from the coding sequence ATGAGAGGAAGTAAGCTGGATTTATATTTAAGCAAGGGGTATTTTCGGATGCAGCAGGATGTGTTTACCTGTTTTGCTGTGCTGTTTGAGAATGCTGTTTGCCCTGTTCATTGGTTACGTATCGACCTGGCGAATGTAATTTTCGGCAAAGAACAAACCCGGCTTTTTCGTATCAACGAAAAATTTTCGGTAGACGTCAAACCATTGGTCATTACGCCGGAAATTGAGGTACTTTATACTACCTACAAGGCCGGAATAAATTTTGATGCACCGGAGACTGTTGAATCCTGCTTACTGGATGGGGCTACTTTTACCATGTTCGACACCTATGCCGTAGAAGTGAGAGACAACAATACCCTGATAGCGGTGGGCGTGTTTGATTCCGGGGCTCAAAGTATTGCCGGTATCATGAATTTTTACGACCCGGCCTACCGAAAACATAGCCTGGGAAAGTACCTGATGCTCCAGAAAATTAGCTACGCCCGACAGCAACACAAAACCTACTACTACCCCGGCTATCTGGCCAGCAACTACGATAAATTCAACTACAAGTTATTTGCCTGCGAAACTGCTACCGAAGTATTCGACGCCAACCGCGACCGATGGTATCCTTTTTCGTGGCAAACAGTTAATGTGCTGGCCGCCGAAATAATGAATGGACATTAG
- a CDS encoding Gfo/Idh/MocA family protein has product MATLSRRTFFGQIGWGLGASMILPSLSAMTPEEYNGFDNKKLNIALCGLGRYANVLKGAIPASQSCRLAGIVTGTPAKAAQWQHEFSIPTKNSYTYQNFDQIANNPDIDVVYITLPNGLHKEFTLRAAKAGKHVIVEKPMAFTEKDCQEMIDACQKAGVQLAVGYRLHYDPHHIELKRLGQNKVFGQVRLIEASLGYRLAGISPDDWHLKKAIAGGGPLMNLGVYCVQSSRYVLGEEPIAVTAQFGPVTMPDLFKEVEENITWQLYFPSGAICTSSCTSNCNIDRFFASADEGYFELEPALSYGPFKGRTSEAVFNFPVVNQQAAMVDDIAKHILSAKPLPAHISGEEGKKDMRVLEGIYQAAASGRKVNLVY; this is encoded by the coding sequence ATGGCCACTCTTTCAAGACGCACTTTTTTCGGGCAAATTGGCTGGGGGCTTGGCGCATCCATGATCTTGCCGTCCCTTTCGGCCATGACTCCGGAAGAGTATAACGGTTTTGACAACAAAAAATTAAACATTGCACTCTGCGGATTAGGCCGTTATGCCAACGTTCTCAAAGGAGCGATACCGGCGTCGCAATCCTGTCGTCTGGCCGGTATCGTCACGGGCACACCTGCAAAAGCGGCTCAGTGGCAGCATGAGTTCAGCATACCGACTAAGAACAGCTATACCTACCAGAATTTCGATCAAATCGCGAACAACCCGGATATAGACGTAGTATATATTACGCTTCCAAACGGATTACACAAAGAATTCACCCTCCGGGCTGCCAAAGCCGGTAAGCATGTTATCGTTGAAAAACCGATGGCGTTTACCGAAAAAGATTGTCAGGAAATGATTGATGCCTGCCAAAAAGCAGGTGTGCAATTAGCCGTTGGTTATCGCTTACACTACGACCCTCACCATATTGAACTGAAACGACTAGGCCAAAACAAGGTCTTCGGACAGGTACGACTAATTGAGGCTTCGTTAGGCTATCGGTTAGCCGGTATAAGTCCTGATGACTGGCATTTGAAAAAAGCCATAGCGGGCGGTGGGCCATTGATGAATCTGGGCGTTTATTGCGTTCAGAGCAGCCGATACGTGTTAGGCGAAGAACCAATAGCGGTTACGGCTCAATTTGGGCCTGTTACCATGCCTGATCTGTTCAAAGAGGTGGAAGAAAATATCACCTGGCAGCTTTACTTCCCCAGTGGAGCTATTTGCACGTCCTCCTGCACATCGAACTGTAATATCGATCGATTTTTTGCATCGGCAGATGAGGGCTACTTTGAACTGGAACCCGCTCTGAGCTATGGTCCGTTTAAAGGTCGTACCAGTGAGGCAGTGTTTAATTTCCCCGTTGTCAATCAGCAGGCAGCTATGGTAGATGATATTGCCAAACACATCCTGTCGGCTAAACCTTTACCAGCTCATATATCCGGAGAAGAAGGCAAAAAAGATATGAGAGTACTAGAAGGTATTTATCAGGCAGCAGCCAGTGGCCGGAAGGTGAATCTGGTGTACTAA
- a CDS encoding ABC transporter transmembrane domain-containing protein: MSVISQVQPPPSSLQRLMRLLGTERKDIIYILLFAIITGLIGLTLPLGIQAVFNLVASGMLFSSIYVMIGLVIVGVLVGGILTIVQYTLVEILQQRLFAKAAFEVTHRLPRIQPEALNAYYPPELMNRFFDVVTLQKGMSKVLIDVPAAGIQIIFGIILLSFYHPVFLGFGLITLLAIYGIIRLFGPEGTRTSIKESSDKYKVVDWLENYSLEVTGQRPPDSSTTPIRQIDQRLAYYIDHRNDHFKVLKRFFYSSVAYRTLVTGGLLILGTSLVVSRQLSLGQFVASELVIVLITGAVEKLTSSIDTVFDMLAGVEKIGAITDLPLETDTPTHA; this comes from the coding sequence ATGTCGGTTATTTCGCAAGTGCAGCCTCCTCCGTCGTCTTTGCAGCGGTTAATGAGACTACTGGGCACCGAACGAAAAGATATAATTTATATACTCTTATTCGCTATCATCACAGGGTTGATTGGCCTGACATTACCGCTGGGAATCCAGGCGGTGTTTAATCTGGTAGCCAGCGGTATGCTTTTTAGCTCTATTTACGTAATGATCGGGCTGGTCATAGTTGGGGTACTGGTGGGAGGCATTCTCACCATTGTGCAGTACACACTGGTGGAGATTCTCCAGCAACGGCTATTTGCCAAAGCTGCTTTCGAAGTTACACATCGACTACCCCGCATTCAGCCGGAGGCCCTCAATGCCTATTACCCACCCGAGCTGATGAACCGCTTTTTCGACGTGGTCACGCTTCAGAAAGGTATGTCTAAAGTGCTGATCGACGTTCCGGCAGCTGGTATCCAGATTATCTTCGGCATCATACTGCTCTCGTTTTATCATCCTGTTTTTCTGGGTTTTGGTCTAATCACCTTGCTGGCTATTTATGGTATTATTCGCCTGTTCGGACCAGAAGGCACCCGAACCAGTATCAAAGAATCCAGTGATAAATACAAGGTGGTCGACTGGCTCGAAAACTATTCATTGGAGGTTACCGGGCAGCGCCCTCCGGATAGCAGCACGACCCCTATCCGCCAGATTGATCAACGGTTGGCCTACTACATCGACCATCGAAACGACCATTTCAAGGTCCTGAAGCGCTTTTTTTATAGCTCAGTTGCGTATAGAACGCTGGTTACGGGCGGCCTGCTCATTTTGGGCACCTCACTCGTCGTTAGCCGACAACTATCGCTGGGCCAGTTCGTTGCCTCAGAACTCGTTATCGTACTCATTACCGGAGCTGTTGAAAAGTTAACCTCAAGCATCGATACAGTCTTCGATATGCTGGCCGGGGTTGAAAAAATTGGTGCTATCACAGATTTGCCCTTAGAAACCGACACGCCCACTCATGCTTAA
- a CDS encoding redox-active disulfide protein 2 codes for MKNQKIQEMSNEALLKRKKTTGFVTGILSGMLIAGVTLSIFLWVKQGSSVALPLLVTFLALSSIVWININDLHSVKKELQIRNAEH; via the coding sequence ATGAAAAACCAGAAAATTCAGGAGATGAGCAACGAAGCCTTGCTCAAACGTAAGAAGACTACAGGATTTGTGACAGGCATATTGTCCGGGATGCTAATTGCAGGGGTAACTCTATCAATATTTTTATGGGTTAAGCAGGGTTCCAGCGTTGCCCTTCCTTTACTGGTAACCTTTCTTGCCTTATCCTCTATTGTGTGGATTAACATAAATGATTTACACTCTGTAAAGAAAGAATTACAAATTCGAAACGCAGAGCATTGA